CAACAATAACAATCGAGTTGTTGACCTCTAACCACTGCACGCTATTAACAGTATTAATGAAATCCTCATCCATAGCATTAGTTACGTACAAGTTATCCCCGATATCTTGCAAAGCTTGAGCTATCGCCGCTCCATTTTGATATTTGAGCTTGTACATAAAAAAGCGATTGCTTTTTGGACTCACCGTGCCTGGTGTCGACAAATTACTTATGGGACCAGGGACATCCTCAAAAGTATGCGCCATCTCAGGAACGTCCAAAGATTTTAAAAGCTGGATGGCCTTAGATGTCAATCTAGGGGAAGATACGATGAAAATCTTGTTAGTTCCCGGCTGCAGGAATATCTGAAAAGTTTCATCCTCTGCCATAGCACCGAGAACATCTTGACAATAGCTAATCAAAGCCTGCGGATTCGCATACACCACTTCGTAATCGCCCATATCTACAGAGGTCCCGGGGCCATCCAAAGCTGCCAACAATTCCCCAACCTTATCTACGTTTCCAGAAATATCCGATACGATGACATGCCGAGTATTCTCAGAGGCACTTACAATGGCATCGTGAGATAGAAGCGGTTGTATAATATTTACTGCCGCAGAAGGACTAACACTGTATAAACGGAAGACACGAGTGACCACCACAGATTCACAATTATCCTTAGCTGTTCCATCAGTCACTACCGTGGATAATTTAGAAATATTTGGATTGCGGTAGATTAAAACGTTGTTCCCCTGTTCCACGACTTTCAAGTCGTGCATCTTCAACACTTGAAGAAGGATTGTAGATAAATCATCGACAGATGTCGGATCATGAGAAACAATGGTTACATTGAACTGCAAATCTTGGCTATCAAACACAAAATTTGTGCCAGAGATTTTACTAACAAACTGTAATAGTTCGATAATAGAAATATCTTGGAAATTAACCGTATACCCGTTTTCCTTGAGGTCATCGCAAGAGAGTTGCTTAGTACTTTCAAAATTAACTACAGAGCCTCTCTCTTTAAACCCTCTATCCTTTGCAGCGGTCACTAAAGTGTGAACGTTGGAATCGTCTTCCGGTGGTTTATTCTCCAAATTCTGTTGCGCATGGGCTTTTGCTACTTCTGCAGCTCGTTTGGCCAAAGCTTGTTTGTCGTCCCAAATTTCAGCTACGGTTTCTGTATCTATCTCTCTGTCACGAGCTGTAGGATCAGCCAATTGTTTAGGAGGAAACTTACTGCTTCCTCCTCGGTTAGGAGGGAGTTTGCCTGCTATTCGTTTTTCTGCAGCTTGTTTTTCTAAAGCTTGCCCGGCAGATAGTTGTTTAGAAGCTGACTGTTTAGAAGCAGAACTCCTACTCAATCCCTTAACAAGACTACCATTTTTTGCCGTATGAGAAGTCGGGCTTGTCTCTCCGAACCCAAATCCTTGCGACGCCGCCGGTGGGGTGAAGGAATTTGAGGATCTCTTACCAGAACTACGGATGGTCACCCCAGAAGGCGGTTTCGTCTGCACTCCTGAAGGATGCGCAGCCACAGACCTTCTGGGTGGTGTGGGTTTACTAGTAGCGTTCTTTGGACATGCAGCAACCAGCCCCTCTAATCCACCATCAGACATGCGCCCTCTAGGATGATCGGCATATATCTCCTGATTTTTCCTAACTCCTTTTGCATCACCGCTACGAGAACCATCAAAGCCTAGGACTGCAGAAGGAAAGCAAAATGCGACAAGAAAAGCTCCCATCTGTTGCTTTTGTTTACGAGCGGACCGTAAGACTTTTTTAATAAACTTTGAAATCACGTTTTTCACTGTGTTCTCTTTAAACTAATAAGCGTTCTCGCATCAGAGTCATTCCAGGTCATCTGGGCACAAGCACCCACCATGTCATCCATAACTTGGAACATACTCGTTTGCTCTCTATCTTGCAACTCCAGACATAAGGGAATTGTTAAAAGATTGGAGAAAACATCTTCCTGCCAATTATGTAATATTGCTTCATCTCCTATTTCCCATGCAACCTCGGTTTCCCTAATTTGCTCGGAAGAGATTTTCCCTAAGGGATCTTCGTTTCCAAAAACCTTCTTCACCTTACCTTTTGAAGAAACTATATGTAGAGAAGTCTTACCACAGGCAACACACGTAAGAATATTATTTGTAGCAGACAATCTAAGAGCCGTTAAAGAAACTCCTCCACTAGGAAATGGTGGATGCATCGCAGAAATAAGATCATTGACCTCTCTTACAGCATCCTTCAATGATAGCCTGTTTATAGCACTACGAAATAAACCTTTTACATAAGCTAAAGGCAACAGCATCTTTGATCGCGTTTCATCCTCAACTTGAGCTAAAACAAAGATATATTCATTCCCCCTAGAGATACTTTCGTAGTAAACGGGAACAAGCGATGTTACATGACGAGAAAGAGCTAACTCCATACTTGTTGGCGCCGATACCGACCGTGGAGACAGTATCTCCAAGCTATCAGAAAGACTTTCATGAAACTCTGTTATGGAATCGTAACTTCTATGATCTTTTTCTAAAGCCTGTGATTCTTCATAGGTCTCGATATCTGCCAGTAATTCCGTTACTGAAGCATACCTTGAAGATGGAGAAGGATGTAGCGCTTTTGCAATAATCTTCCCTATTTCCTCAGGAACCAAAGAAAGATACACTCTTCCCAAAGATAGTCTGCCCAGAATAAGCTCATAAGCTATTACTCCCAAGGAATAAATATCTGCATTATAAGATATTTGCTTGCCAAATTTTTGCTCTGGACTCATGTATGCAGGGGTCCCGTCCAGGGCTGCTGAGGCTTTAGGGAAATATACAAAATCGGAAGAAGATATTCCAAAATCCACCAACTTCACTATATTGTCGCTGGTAACAAGAATATTTTCTGGTTTCAAATCTTTATGCAAGATGTCTTGCTTGTGTAAGTACTCAATTGCTGAAGCTATCTGCTTTACAATATCTAGAGCCTTGCGAAGAGAAATAGGCTCATGC
This sequence is a window from Chlamydiifrater volucris. Protein-coding genes within it:
- a CDS encoding secretin N-terminal domain-containing protein, with the protein product MGAFLVAFCFPSAVLGFDGSRSGDAKGVRKNQEIYADHPRGRMSDGGLEGLVAACPKNATSKPTPPRRSVAAHPSGVQTKPPSGVTIRSSGKRSSNSFTPPAASQGFGFGETSPTSHTAKNGSLVKGLSRSSASKQSASKQLSAGQALEKQAAEKRIAGKLPPNRGGSSKFPPKQLADPTARDREIDTETVAEIWDDKQALAKRAAEVAKAHAQQNLENKPPEDDSNVHTLVTAAKDRGFKERGSVVNFESTKQLSCDDLKENGYTVNFQDISIIELLQFVSKISGTNFVFDSQDLQFNVTIVSHDPTSVDDLSTILLQVLKMHDLKVVEQGNNVLIYRNPNISKLSTVVTDGTAKDNCESVVVTRVFRLYSVSPSAAVNIIQPLLSHDAIVSASENTRHVIVSDISGNVDKVGELLAALDGPGTSVDMGDYEVVYANPQALISYCQDVLGAMAEDETFQIFLQPGTNKIFIVSSPRLTSKAIQLLKSLDVPEMAHTFEDVPGPISNLSTPGTVSPKSNRFFMYKLKYQNGAAIAQALQDIGDNLYVTNAMDEDFINTVNSVQWLEVNNSIVIVGNQANVDKVVSLLNGLDLPPKQVYIEVLILETSLENSWDFGVQWIALGDEQSKLAYASGLLSNAPPSPTISSASRAAAPPGSPAAAALPLPTPGQLGGFSDMVNLSSAFGLGIIGNVLSHKGKSFLTLGGLLSALDQDGDTVIVLNPRIMTQDTQRASFFVGQTIPYQTTNTIIQETGSVTQNIEYEDIGVNLVVTSTIAPNNVVTLQIEQTISEIHSAGATLTPTTDKTYASTRLQVPDGCFLVMSGHIRDKTTKISSGVPVLSSIPLLRGLFSRTIDQRQKRNIMMFIKPKVITSFEEGTLLTNKEGYRYNWEAEKASLEVAPRCAPECQKVPQPVSSDTDLKVLDIKH
- a CDS encoding serine/threonine protein kinase, with amino-acid sequence MDGEENSFKGLVIGGYRIETILANGTKSKVFLARQRSSGLPVAVKILSAPHVFHRENVESFLKEAKIIGKVNHPGVVRLLSYGKWEKGLYIAMEYVRGRSLRDIILHEPISLRKALDIVKQIASAIEYLHKQDILHKDLKPENILVTSDNIVKLVDFGISSSDFVYFPKASAALDGTPAYMSPEQKFGKQISYNADIYSLGVIAYELILGRLSLGRVYLSLVPEEIGKIIAKALHPSPSSRYASVTELLADIETYEESQALEKDHRSYDSITEFHESLSDSLEILSPRSVSAPTSMELALSRHVTSLVPVYYESISRGNEYIFVLAQVEDETRSKMLLPLAYVKGLFRSAINRLSLKDAVREVNDLISAMHPPFPSGGVSLTALRLSATNNILTCVACGKTSLHIVSSKGKVKKVFGNEDPLGKISSEQIRETEVAWEIGDEAILHNWQEDVFSNLLTIPLCLELQDREQTSMFQVMDDMVGACAQMTWNDSDARTLISLKRTQ